One stretch of Mangifera indica cultivar Alphonso chromosome 9, CATAS_Mindica_2.1, whole genome shotgun sequence DNA includes these proteins:
- the LOC123225237 gene encoding delta(12)-acyl-lipid-desaturase-like produces the protein MGAGGHMTSADGKQEGEESPIRRAPHTKPPFTLGQIKKAIPPHCFKRSLIRSFSYVVYDHVLVFLFYYIASNYIPLLPHPLAYLAWLVYWIFQGCVLTGIWVIAHECGHHAFSDYQWVDDTIGLILHSALLVPYFSWKFSHRRHHSNTGSLELDEVFVPKTKSKIPWFSKYLNNPPGRALTLLFTLTLGWPLYLICNVSGRPYDRFACHFDPYSPIYSNRERIQIYISDAGIFTAIYILYRISMAKGLAWLVCIYGVPLLIVNGFLVLITYLQHTHPALPHYDSSEWDWLRGALATADRDYGVLNKVFHNITDTHVAHHLFSTMPHYHGMEATKAIKPILGEYYQFDSTPFYKAIWREAKECLYVEPDECSPVKGVFWYGNKI, from the coding sequence ATGGGAGCTGGTGGCCATATGACAAGCGCCGATGGTAAGCAGGAAGGGGAGGAAAGCCCCATCCGGCGTGCACCGCATACAAAGCCTCCCTTCACGCTTGGCCAAATCAAGAAAGCCATTCCGCCTCACTGCTTCAAGCGCTCGCTCATCCGTTCGTTCTCCTATGTTGTTTATGATCATGTGTTGGTGTTCCTCTTCTACTACATTGCCTCTAATTATATCCCTCTCCTCCCTCATCCTTTAGCCTACTTAGCGTGGCTCGTTTATTGGATTTTCCAAGGCTGTGTTCTCACCGGCATCTGGGTTATCGCCCACGAGTGCGGTCACCATGCCTTTAGTGACTACCAATGGGTGGATGACACCATTGGTCTCATCCTCCACTCAGCCCTTTTAGTCCCCTACTTCTCGTGGAAGTTTAGTCACCGGCGGCATCACTCGAACACCGGTTCTCTCGAGCTCGACGAAGTATTCGTCCCGAAAACTAAGTCCAAAATCCCGTGGTTTTCCAAATACTTGAACAACCCTCCAGGGAGAGCTCTCACCCTTTTATTCACACTTACTCTTGGTTGGCCTTTGTACTTAATTTGCAATGTATCAGGCAGGCCTTACGATCGCTTCGCCTGCCACTTCGATCCCTATAGCCCCATCTACTCGAATCGCGAGAGAATCCAAATTTACATTTCTGACGCTGGCATCTTCACCGCGATCTACATTCTCTACCGCATCTCGATGGCCAAAGGACTAGCTTGGCTCGTATGTATCTATGGAGTTCCATTGCTTATCGTGAACGGCTTCCTCGTCTTGATCACATATTTACAGCACACGCATCCGGCCCTGCCACACTACGACTCGTCGGAATGGGACTGGCTGAGGGGCGCTTTGGCGACTGCAGACAGAGATTATGGAGTGTTGAATAAGGTCTTTCATAACATTACAGATACACATGTAGCTCACCATCTCTTCTCCACCATGCCACATTACCATGGAATGGAGGCAACCAAAGCAATCAAGCCAATATTGGGAGAGTATTACCAGTTTGATAGCACCCCGTTTTACAAAGCAATTTGGAGGGAGGCTAAAGAGTGTCTCTACGTTGAACCCGACGAGTGTTCTCCAGTGAAAGGCGTTTTCTGGTACGggaacaaaatatga